One window from the genome of Paraclostridium sordellii encodes:
- a CDS encoding L-threonylcarbamoyladenylate synthase, with amino-acid sequence MIKTMISNIDEANIDKEEIKKHANLLAEGKTVIFPTETVYGLGANALDEDAVKKIYEAKGRPSDNPLIVHICDENEIDHLVTDINEKARKLMKKFWPGPLTMIFNKKDIIPQRTSGGLDTVAIRMPSDPIAREVIKQSGVPIAAPSANISGRPSPTKGKHVCEEMSGRVSGIIVGGDCDFGLESTVVDMTSEKPMILRPGSVTKEQMEAIIGEVLVDPSIEGKADAKKAKAPGMKYTHYSPNGDVYIIRGEEEKVIEKINDLIEEKEKNGLKCGVMCINKHADLYKGYVIKLGDNLEEVAANLFDSLIEMDKKNIDVIYSEAFTTEGVGRAIMNRLMKSAGYKVIDL; translated from the coding sequence ATGATAAAAACAATGATAAGTAATATTGATGAAGCTAATATAGATAAAGAAGAAATAAAAAAACATGCAAATTTATTAGCAGAAGGAAAAACAGTTATTTTCCCTACAGAAACAGTATATGGATTAGGGGCAAATGCCTTAGATGAAGATGCAGTTAAAAAGATATATGAAGCAAAAGGAAGACCTAGTGATAATCCTTTAATTGTACATATATGTGATGAAAATGAAATTGATCATCTTGTAACTGATATAAATGAAAAAGCAAGAAAATTAATGAAAAAGTTCTGGCCAGGTCCTTTAACTATGATATTTAACAAAAAGGATATAATTCCTCAAAGAACAAGTGGAGGATTAGATACTGTAGCAATAAGAATGCCATCAGACCCCATAGCTAGAGAAGTTATAAAGCAATCTGGGGTACCAATTGCAGCTCCGTCTGCAAATATATCAGGACGTCCATCTCCTACAAAAGGTAAACACGTATGTGAGGAAATGAGTGGAAGAGTTTCTGGGATTATAGTTGGTGGAGATTGTGACTTTGGATTAGAATCTACGGTTGTGGATATGACATCTGAAAAACCTATGATACTAAGACCAGGAAGTGTCACAAAGGAACAAATGGAAGCTATAATAGGAGAAGTACTGGTAGATCCATCTATAGAAGGTAAGGCAGATGCAAAAAAAGCTAAAGCACCAGGGATGAAATATACTCACTATTCTCCAAATGGGGATGTTTATATTATTAGAGGTGAAGAAGAAAAAGTTATAGAAAAAATAAACGACTTGATAGAAGAAAAAGAAAAGAATGGATTAAAATGTGGAGTTATGTGCATAAATAAACATGCAGACTTGTATAAAGGTTATGTAATAAAATTAGGAGATAACCTTGAAGAAGTTGCTGCCAATCTTTTTGATTCTCTTATAGAAATGGATAAAAAAAATATAGATGTAATTTATTCTGAAGCATTTACAACTGAGGGAGTAGGTAGAGCTATAATGAATAGACTTATGAAATCAGCTGGATATAAAGTTATAGATTTATAA
- the atpE gene encoding ATP synthase F0 subunit C — protein sequence MEMAILLAGSAIGAGIAVATGIGAGIGQGFAAGKAAEAVGNQPEAKGEITQTMLLGAAVAESSAIYGLVVAIILLFANPFKAMLK from the coding sequence ATGGAAATGGCTATATTATTAGCAGGTTCAGCTATAGGAGCAGGTATCGCAGTTGCAACAGGTATAGGAGCAGGAATAGGACAAGGATTCGCTGCAGGTAAGGCTGCTGAGGCAGTTGGTAACCAACCAGAAGCTAAAGGAGAAATAACTCAAACAATGTTACTAGGAGCTGCAGTTGCAGAGTCTTCAGCAATATATGGTTTAGTTGTAGCTATAATACTTCTATTCGCTAATCCATTCAAAGCAATGTTAAAATAA
- the prmC gene encoding peptide chain release factor N(5)-glutamine methyltransferase translates to MTIREILIKYMEKLSSISDTPKLDTEILLQKALGDVDRLYIQLNLDKKLSDEELKCFNEMINDRLNGRPIAYIVKNREFMALDFYVEEGVLIPRPDTEPLVEEVIELSKGMKDVTIVDIGTGSGAISVSLAKYIKNSYVYSLDISDKALSIGKKNAVNNEVDDKIEFIKSDVFTGIKDRNLKLDIIVSNPPYIKKEDIKTLHTQVKDYEPYIALEGGEDGLDFYRTITEESLKHLKSNGILAFEVGHDQANDVCTIMENHGYKKIYTKKDLQGIDRVVIGFKL, encoded by the coding sequence ATGACAATAAGAGAAATATTAATAAAGTATATGGAAAAACTATCTAGTATAAGTGATACTCCTAAACTTGATACCGAGATATTGCTTCAAAAAGCTCTTGGAGATGTAGATAGATTATATATACAGTTGAATTTAGATAAAAAATTAAGCGATGAAGAATTAAAGTGTTTTAATGAAATGATTAATGATAGGTTAAATGGGAGACCTATAGCTTATATAGTTAAAAATAGAGAATTTATGGCACTTGATTTTTACGTTGAAGAAGGAGTTCTTATACCTAGACCAGATACTGAACCATTAGTAGAAGAAGTTATAGAACTTTCAAAAGGAATGAAGGATGTAACTATAGTAGATATAGGTACAGGTTCAGGAGCCATAAGCGTTAGTTTAGCAAAATATATTAAGAATTCTTATGTATATTCATTAGATATATCAGATAAAGCTTTAAGTATAGGTAAAAAGAATGCTGTTAATAATGAAGTAGATGATAAAATTGAATTTATAAAATCTGATGTATTTACAGGAATAAAAGATAGAAATCTAAAACTAGATATAATAGTTTCAAATCCACCGTATATAAAGAAGGAAGATATAAAAACCTTACATACACAGGTTAAAGATTATGAACCATATATAGCGCTTGAAGGTGGAGAAGATGGATTAGATTTTTATAGAACAATAACAGAAGAGTCTTTAAAACACTTAAAGTCAAATGGTATATTAGCGTTTGAAGTTGGCCATGACCAAGCTAATGATGTATGTACTATAATGGAGAATCACGGATATAAAAAAATATACACAAAGAAAGATTTGCAAGGAATTGATAGAGTTGTTATAGGTTTTAAACTATGA
- the rpiB gene encoding ribose 5-phosphate isomerase B, whose translation MKIGLGSDHGGYNLKEEIKKHLESKGIECVDFGTENGVDSVDYPIYGEKVAKAVVSKDVDYGILCCGTGIGISLAANKVKGIRCAVVSDTFSAKMSKAHNNANMLSLGERVIGKGLALEIVDAWINTEFEGDRHLRRVNMLNDIEENN comes from the coding sequence ATGAAAATAGGCTTAGGTAGTGATCACGGTGGATATAATTTAAAGGAAGAAATAAAAAAACACTTAGAGTCAAAGGGAATTGAATGCGTAGACTTTGGAACTGAAAATGGAGTAGATTCAGTTGACTATCCTATATATGGAGAAAAGGTTGCCAAAGCTGTTGTTAGTAAGGACGTAGACTATGGGATATTATGTTGCGGAACAGGTATAGGAATATCGTTGGCTGCAAATAAAGTTAAAGGAATTAGATGTGCTGTTGTTTCAGACACATTTTCTGCTAAGATGTCAAAAGCACATAATAATGCAAACATGTTATCTCTAGGAGAAAGAGTAATAGGAAAAGGACTAGCTCTTGAAATAGTTGATGCATGGATAAATACTGAATTTGAAGGCGATAGACATTTAAGAAGAGTAAATATGTTAAATGACATAGAAGAAAATAATTAG
- a CDS encoding DUF1385 domain-containing protein, producing MKKQAVGGQAVIEGVMMQSKDKRSIAVRKNDGEIVVKKNKIQSWISDKKIDKIPFIRGAFILIEMMIEGIKSMNFSSEFFLEDDEEETSFDRFINKIFKDKASDAIIIISLVIGLALATLLFVVTPTLLGGLFSKVVDNKIVLNLIEGITRIGILFIYIIVISRNSDIKRVFEYHGAEHKSIYCYENDLELTVENAKKFTTLHPRCGTNFLFIVMITSIILFSFFGWPNPLIRIIMRILCVPIVAGISYEIIKLLGKYDNKLTRFVAYPGMMLQKFTTREPDDKQLEVALEALKAVLN from the coding sequence ATGAAAAAACAAGCCGTAGGGGGGCAAGCTGTCATAGAAGGCGTTATGATGCAATCTAAAGATAAGCGATCTATAGCCGTTAGAAAAAATGATGGAGAAATAGTAGTTAAAAAAAATAAAATACAAAGTTGGATATCTGATAAAAAAATAGACAAAATACCTTTTATTAGAGGTGCTTTCATATTGATAGAAATGATGATAGAAGGTATTAAAAGCATGAATTTTTCATCAGAGTTTTTTTTAGAAGACGATGAAGAAGAAACTTCTTTTGATAGATTTATTAATAAAATTTTTAAAGACAAAGCTAGTGATGCTATAATCATAATTTCTTTAGTTATAGGGTTAGCTTTAGCTACGCTTTTATTTGTAGTTACACCTACATTATTAGGAGGTTTATTTTCAAAGGTTGTAGATAATAAAATCGTTTTAAACTTAATAGAAGGTATAACTAGAATAGGTATTTTATTTATATATATAATTGTAATATCTAGAAATAGTGATATAAAAAGAGTTTTCGAATACCATGGAGCTGAGCATAAATCTATTTACTGCTATGAAAATGATCTTGAACTTACTGTTGAAAATGCTAAAAAGTTTACAACATTACATCCGAGGTGTGGAACTAACTTTTTATTTATTGTTATGATTACATCTATAATATTATTTTCGTTTTTTGGATGGCCGAATCCCTTAATTAGGATTATCATGAGAATATTATGTGTTCCTATTGTAGCTGGAATTTCTTATGAAATTATAAAATTGCTTGGGAAATATGATAATAAATTGACTAGATTTGTAGCTTATCCAGGAATGATGTTACAAAAATTTACTACTAGAGAGCCAGATGATAAGCAGTTAGAAGTTGCATTAGAAGCATTGAAGGCTGTTTTAAATTAG
- a CDS encoding AtpZ/AtpI family protein has translation MDDKRKKYMQALSMLSLVSQVGLMIIIPILGCAFLGKYLDDKFGTSPLLLLIFLVLGIGGAFSGVYKTLIVYAKRK, from the coding sequence ATGGATGATAAAAGAAAAAAATATATGCAAGCTCTTAGTATGCTTTCTTTAGTAAGTCAAGTAGGACTAATGATAATAATACCTATTTTAGGCTGTGCTTTTTTAGGAAAGTACTTAGATGATAAATTTGGAACAAGCCCGTTATTATTACTAATATTTCTTGTATTAGGCATAGGCGGAGCTTTTAGTGGAGTTTACAAAACTCTTATTGTATATGCTAAAAGGAAGTGA
- a CDS encoding ATP synthase subunit I — protein MNSTLEKQIRDVNKGVVIIDLIAAILIIFLSNSIKEMLTGLLFGSLIAVLNFRLLAISLQKSVTYAPTKAQIYSTSRYIIRMFIMAVVLYVSAVSPHISIIGTTIGLLSTKFSILGKRVVIDKLKRKEA, from the coding sequence ATGAATAGTACTTTAGAAAAACAAATACGAGACGTAAATAAAGGTGTAGTCATAATTGATTTAATCGCAGCAATTCTAATTATTTTTTTGTCAAACTCTATAAAGGAAATGCTTACAGGTCTTTTGTTTGGAAGTTTAATAGCGGTTTTAAATTTTAGGCTATTAGCTATATCACTGCAAAAGTCAGTAACATATGCTCCTACGAAAGCTCAAATCTACTCAACGAGTAGGTACATAATAAGGATGTTTATAATGGCTGTGGTGTTGTATGTTTCAGCAGTTTCACCACACATAAGTATTATTGGAACTACCATAGGCTTATTGAGCACTAAGTTTTCTATATTAGGTAAAAGAGTAGTAATAGATAAACTTAAAAGAAAGGAGGCGTAA
- the upp gene encoding uracil phosphoribosyltransferase, producing MNKVVVADHPLIQHKLTLMRDKNTGSKDFRELLTEITMLMGYEITRELPLEEVEIETPVVKTKAKIIAGKKLGIVPILRAGLGMVDGLVNLVPAAKVGHVGLYRDPETLQPVEYYSKFPQDIHEREMIVVDPMLATGGSAVAAIDVLKRDGAKTIKLVNLVASPEGIAEVHKYHPDVDIYVASIDEKLNDHGYIVPGLGDAGDRLFGTK from the coding sequence ATGAATAAAGTAGTAGTTGCAGATCATCCATTAATACAACACAAGTTAACTTTAATGAGGGATAAAAATACGGGATCTAAAGACTTTAGAGAACTTTTAACAGAAATAACAATGCTTATGGGATATGAAATAACAAGAGAATTACCTCTAGAAGAAGTAGAGATAGAAACTCCTGTTGTAAAAACTAAAGCTAAAATTATAGCTGGTAAAAAACTTGGTATAGTTCCTATATTAAGAGCTGGATTAGGGATGGTAGATGGGCTTGTAAACTTAGTGCCTGCTGCAAAAGTAGGACACGTAGGATTATATAGAGATCCAGAAACTTTACAACCAGTAGAATATTACAGCAAATTCCCACAAGATATACATGAGAGAGAAATGATAGTAGTTGACCCAATGTTAGCAACTGGTGGTTCTGCTGTTGCAGCTATAGATGTATTAAAAAGAGATGGAGCTAAGACTATAAAATTAGTTAACTTAGTTGCTTCTCCAGAAGGTATAGCAGAAGTTCATAAGTATCACCCAGATGTAGATATATATGTAGCTAGTATAGATGAGAAATTAAATGATCATGGATATATAGTTCCAGGATTAGGAGATGCTGGAGATAGATTATTTGGAACTAAGTAA
- a CDS encoding ZIP family metal transporter, protein MIEITLIGLISGVIGTGLGGIISTVFRKNVNRYLSFCMGISGGIMLSVVVFDLLKEAMAEAGVLNTIIFVFVGAIATMLIKNKLEIHSKFNAGYLIFLSILLHNLPEGLAIGSSFVATQNLGIKLAIVIGIHNIPEGLAMALSLVGNKMSTFKVIMLTVLAGIPMGVGSFLGAYFADMCNSMIGAFLAIAAGTMMYVVLEEILPSTKSIFTIIGFLVGILIVSYI, encoded by the coding sequence TTGATTGAAATAACATTAATAGGATTAATATCTGGAGTTATAGGAACTGGATTAGGAGGTATTATTTCTACTGTTTTTAGAAAAAATGTTAATAGGTATTTAAGCTTTTGCATGGGAATATCAGGAGGTATTATGCTATCTGTAGTAGTATTTGACCTTCTTAAAGAAGCTATGGCAGAAGCAGGGGTTTTAAATACAATTATATTTGTATTTGTTGGAGCTATAGCTACAATGTTAATAAAAAACAAGTTAGAAATTCATTCGAAATTTAATGCTGGATATCTAATATTTTTAAGTATACTGTTACATAACTTACCAGAAGGATTGGCTATAGGATCTTCTTTTGTAGCTACACAAAATTTAGGAATAAAATTGGCTATTGTAATAGGAATTCATAATATACCAGAAGGATTAGCAATGGCTTTAAGCTTAGTTGGAAATAAAATGAGTACATTTAAAGTTATAATGCTTACAGTTTTGGCAGGTATTCCTATGGGAGTGGGAAGTTTTTTAGGCGCTTATTTTGCAGATATGTGCAATTCAATGATAGGTGCTTTTTTAGCTATAGCAGCAGGGACTATGATGTATGTGGTATTAGAAGAAATTTTGCCTTCTACAAAATCTATTTTCACAATTATAGGTTTTTTAGTAGGTATTTTAATAGTAAGCTATATATAA
- the atpB gene encoding F0F1 ATP synthase subunit A — MSQAKFILYVGNFKLSDTVITSWLILAGLALVSYLLTRNLKKVPTSKVQIFLEFVVGGFDKFVKDTMGPTAVKELPFIVPYLGSLFLFFAVSNLIGLLGFRSPTTDLDTTLAWALITFFMIYYAGVKKKGMGMFKELLEPIPLLLPLNIIGELAKPISLSFRPFGNILGGSVIMALLYQFLGFVSTSLTGINIPFGQLIIPVPLHLYFDIFAGILQAFIFIMLTMVFVSNATE; from the coding sequence ATGAGTCAAGCTAAATTTATACTATATGTTGGAAACTTTAAATTAAGTGATACAGTTATTACAAGTTGGCTAATATTAGCAGGTCTTGCTTTAGTATCTTATTTACTAACTAGAAACTTAAAGAAAGTCCCAACAAGTAAAGTACAAATATTTTTAGAATTTGTAGTAGGTGGATTTGATAAATTTGTAAAAGACACTATGGGTCCAACTGCAGTAAAAGAGTTACCTTTTATAGTGCCGTATTTAGGTAGTTTATTCTTATTCTTTGCAGTTTCAAACCTTATAGGACTATTAGGATTTAGATCTCCTACAACAGATTTAGATACTACACTAGCATGGGCACTAATAACATTCTTTATGATTTATTATGCAGGTGTGAAGAAAAAAGGTATGGGTATGTTCAAAGAATTACTTGAGCCAATACCATTACTATTACCACTTAATATAATAGGTGAGTTAGCAAAACCTATATCATTAAGTTTCCGTCCATTTGGTAATATACTTGGAGGATCTGTTATCATGGCGTTGTTATATCAATTCTTAGGGTTTGTATCAACATCATTAACAGGAATAAATATACCTTTTGGACAATTAATAATACCAGTACCACTACATTTATACTTTGATATATTTGCTGGTATACTACAAGCGTTCATATTCATAATGCTTACAATGGTATTTGTATCAAATGCTACAGAGTAA
- the prfA gene encoding peptide chain release factor 1: MLNKLEVLEDKYKELSEKIADPEIINDQKVWQKLIKEHADLEPIIMKFREYKEVMNSIAESKTILQEESDEELRELAKMELSEMEEKVEPIEAELKILLLPKDPNDDKNVIVEIRGGAGGDEAALFAGDLFRMYCRYAERKRWKVELLSASETGVGGYKEVSFMIKGKGAYSVLKYESGVHRVQRIPSTESGGRIHTSTATVAVLPEVEDVEVDINPNDLRIDVFRSSGNGGQSVNTTDSAVRVTHIPTGEVVSCQDGKSQLKNKEQAIKILKARLYDKAVAAQNKEISAERKSQVGTGDRSERIRTYNFPQGRVSDHRINLTLYKLDAFLDGDLTEMIDALITVDQTEKMMSL; encoded by the coding sequence ATGCTAAATAAATTAGAAGTACTAGAAGATAAATATAAAGAGCTAAGTGAAAAAATAGCAGATCCGGAAATCATAAATGATCAAAAAGTTTGGCAAAAGCTTATAAAAGAACATGCTGACTTAGAGCCAATAATAATGAAATTTAGAGAATATAAAGAAGTAATGAATAGTATAGCAGAATCAAAAACTATTTTACAAGAAGAATCAGATGAAGAGTTAAGAGAATTAGCTAAAATGGAACTTTCTGAAATGGAAGAGAAAGTAGAACCAATAGAAGCTGAATTAAAGATATTATTATTACCTAAGGATCCTAATGATGATAAAAACGTTATAGTTGAAATCAGAGGTGGAGCCGGAGGAGACGAAGCAGCTCTATTTGCTGGAGATCTATTTAGAATGTATTGTAGATATGCAGAAAGAAAGAGATGGAAAGTTGAATTACTAAGTGCTAGTGAAACTGGTGTTGGTGGATACAAAGAAGTATCTTTCATGATAAAAGGTAAAGGTGCATACTCAGTTCTTAAATATGAATCAGGAGTTCATAGAGTTCAAAGAATTCCATCTACTGAATCAGGAGGAAGAATCCATACATCAACTGCCACAGTTGCGGTATTACCAGAGGTAGAAGATGTTGAAGTAGATATAAATCCAAATGACCTAAGAATAGATGTTTTCCGTTCTTCAGGAAACGGTGGACAAAGTGTTAATACTACTGACTCTGCAGTAAGGGTTACACATATACCAACAGGAGAAGTTGTATCTTGTCAAGATGGAAAATCACAATTAAAAAATAAAGAGCAAGCTATAAAAATATTAAAGGCTAGACTTTATGATAAAGCAGTTGCTGCACAAAACAAAGAAATATCAGCTGAAAGAAAGAGTCAGGTTGGTACTGGGGATAGATCTGAAAGAATAAGAACTTATAACTTCCCTCAAGGGAGAGTAAGTGATCATAGAATCAACTTAACATTATATAAATTAGATGCATTTTTAGATGGAGATTTAACAGAAATGATAGATGCATTAATAACTGTTGATCAAACAGAAAAAATGATGTCTTTATAA